CCACAGGCTGAAGGCGCGGCGCGTGGCGACGAGGAAGACACCGAATGCCGCCCACAGAACGCCAGACGCGAGGGCCACGTCAGCGTCGCCGATGTAGGGCGCGAGCTCGCCGGGCGCCAGCAGCAGCAGGAGCCCGACGACCACCGCCGTGACGAGGTTGAGCGCGACGAGCAGGAGCGCGAGCAGCCAGCCCCAGCGGCGGCCCTTCCGCAGCCCCAGCACGGCGAAGCCGACGACGACGAGGTCGAACAGTGCGTCGGCCAGCGAGAACGGCTCGGGCGTGGTGTCGCCGAAGGGGCCGCTCGTGGGCAACCAGAGGACGATGAGCGCGATCGCGCCGAGCGCGATGACGGTGGCGACCGCGAGCATCCGCTGCTCGGGGATCGTGGTCTGCTGCACGCGGAACGAGCGATCGATCGCGAGGATGAGCAGGATCGCGAAGGCGTGCTCGACGTCGGCCAGCGTGCCGAGGAACAGCAGGCTGACGGTGGCGTAGAGGAAGACGAGCACCCAGGCCCGCTGGCGCCACGGTGCCGCGAAGATGCCGACCGCGGCCGCGATGCAGGCCATCGCGCCGCCCGAGGGGCCGACGTCGATGACCCCGGCGAGACCGGTTGCCCACGGCCAGCCGGTGAACTGCAGCGCGAAGACGAACAGGGCGGTCGCGAGGATTGCGAAGAGCTGGCCGAGCCAGAACACGCGTAGCGCGACGAGACTGCCGCGGCGCCACTCCAGGTACCCCATGCCCGCGAAGGCGAGCAGCGTCGGGACGTAGACCCACGGTTCGACGACGAAGAACGTGCCGACGAGCGGGGTCCACCAGCGTCCCTCGGCGAAGGAGGGTAGGCCGTAAGCGACCTGGTCGAACCAGCCATGCTCGGAGAAGGGCGACCACAGGCTTTGCGAGACGACGCCGGCAGCGAGCAGGAGTACGACGATCGAGAGCGTGGCCGGCATTCGGGCGGCGGCGCGCAACCAAGCGGGGCGCTGCCGTGGCGCGCCGGATGCCGGGGTTTCGGCGGTGGGGGTGGGGGAGAGGGAGGGGGGAGAAGACGGCAGCTCGGCCATGCGTCAACGATACTCACGTCTTCGGAGACGGTGCGCCGAGCGTGCCGCGCCCTAGTGCGGATAGAGGGAGAACCGCTCCGTCGACGGCGCGTCCGGCGGACTCGTTTCGCTCGGCCCGGGCGGATCCCGATGCGGAATGTCCTTCCAGCCCACTTCGTACGGCGCGAAGTATCGGTTCACAAGGTGATCGACCGCGATGCGCCAAGGGCCGAAACGATCAAGCCGGGCATACTCATTCCGATACCTCCCCGCCGTCCACATCGCCGACGATCGGTACCTTCCGAGCATGCTGAACGCTCGCGCGCGGACGGTGGCGTGTGACCCGTCAGAACTCAGCTCGACGATGAGCTGGAACTGCAGGTGACTGTGCAAGACACCGTCCTCGGGGCCGGCGCCGTACAGGTCGAAGCTTCGCCGGATCGACGGGCGCCCGCGGTAGATGCCGCGGTGCGCGATCTCGATGGTGCCGTCGTCGGTGAACAACTCGGTCAGCTGGTCCCAGGCGAGTGAGGAGAGGTGGTAGCCATACGCGTATTGCGTCTGCTCGATCTCCACGAGCGACTCGAGCCTACGTAGCCGCTGCTCGACCGGTAGCGCAGGGTCTGTGGTGCAGTCGCCGTTGGGGGCGGCGATCGGCCATGCGGCGGCCGTTCTGGTGACGCCGGCGCTCCCTTCGGGCGGTTGGGTGACTGGAGCGGGGCGCTCGGCGCGAGCCAGACGACTGTTCGTGGAGCGGTGTTTCGCCCAGCCTCGGTCATACGGCGTGAATTGCGCGTCCGAGGCATCGAGGCGTGTGATGCTCCACCCGGTCGCGACGCGAGTGAACTCGATGTCGCACGTGCCGACACCGAGTTCGTGCCAGATGCCGTATGCCGTCCACTGGGAGAAGAACCGCACGGTGACGCGTGCTCGCCCGTTGTCGAACGTGATCTCGGGTTCGAACAGCACCGTCTCCAACAACCGGCCTTCGGTGTCGCGGTCGTTGCAGATGGCACGCAGTGCGGCAAGGACCGCGGTGCGTCTCCGGATGGCGCGTGTTCCTAACCGGACGACGACGTCGTCGCTGAGCTGATCTGCGAACCGCTCCCAATCGGCGTCATCGAAGGCGTAGCCGAGTCGCGAGACGAGGTACGAGATCTCGAACGTGCGCTCGAGAGATTCGACGCGTGCCAAAACGGCGTCGTCCGGGTGGGACGGAGTGACATCGGCGTCTGCGTGCTCAGGCGCCTCGTCCCCTACGGGGGCAAGCCTTGGCTCGAGTTCGAGCGGCTCGCTCGGCACGTTGGGCCAGACCGGGACGTGATGCGTCGTCGGCCGGTCAGGCTCGATGCCGAGCGGCGGACAGGCGTCTGCGTTCTCGCGCCATCCGCCGTCGAACGGAACGTGAATGGTGCGCTCCCACCGGAGGGAGGCGAGCATCCAGCCGGTCGGCGTCAGTCGGTAGCTGGTGAGCACCACGCCATCGGCCCAGTAGGCGCTGCCGTTCCTCGCCCCCGTGTCAAGATCTCGCCAGGTGGCCATGGCGTGATCCCCGGTGGGGCCGACCACGATGATCGGCATGATCTGCGCGTGCATGGCCAGGTTCGGCATCCCGCCGGGTGAGCTCGGCCCTTCGGCCCCGACGAGCCGTGTCAGGGCGGCTTGAATGCGCCGTCTCCCGACGAACACTCCGCTCGCGCCGATCTCTATCGTCGCATCCGGCAGGAAGCAGGCCGCAGCCGCCGCGGGATCGGGGCGCGCTAGCAGACGACCGAATTGTGATTGGCGTTGCCGGATGGCGCGGATCGCCTCGAGACGAGCGATCCGGGTGCCTAGGTTGTGCGTTGCCATGTCCGCTCCAGCGTCGCTGAGCGGGCACGCCACAACAGCCCGTCGAGGAGTCGGTAGTGCACGAACGTGTGCACCATCAGCCGGTCGCCCTTGGCCGCGGCGCCGGACGGGAACTCGGGGGCGTCTTCGATGAAGCGGAAGTCGGAGATGAACTCTGCTGCGAGCCGGTCGCCGTTCGCAAACGCGTCATCGATACGCATCGTGCGCGTCGATGTCATTTGCACGGTGCGGTAGTGGTCGACGACCTGGTGCGGCGTCGTGAGCACCGTGCCCTTCGATACGACGAAGTCGATCTCGCGGCAGTAGAACGTGACGAGGCGATCGAAATCCCCGGCATTGAACGTGTCGATGTAGTCGTGCAACATCGCGACGGCTGGGTGGATCATGCGGATTCCTCTCCGTGTGTGATGACCGTGAGCTTGTGAGCCGGGACGAATGCGTCATGCACGGTTCCGACCTCGAAGGCGCGCTGATTAGGTGAACAATGCGCATGACTGATCGACGGTTGTCAGCGGGACAACCGCGAGCAGCAGCGTGAGCGAGGGGCGCCGCCGTTGGCGCGTCCAGGGGATCCGTGCACAAGCATCAGACACGTCGGTGATGCAACAAACACGTGCGAGCTGTTTTCCGTAATGTGGAAAGGGACGGATGCGGCGCGCACGGCGTTGTGGGGAAACGGGGGACCGGGTGACGGCGGCGCAACTCACGCTGAGGGCGGTGGCGTTGCTCGCGGAGCGCGGAGCGGTGACGGTGACGCAGCTTGCCAGGGCACTCGACGTACCGACGACGACCGCGCACCGCATCCTCGGCGATTGCCGCGCGAGCGGGTTCGCGACGCAACAGCGATGGGGTGGCCCGTACACGGTGGGCCCGACGCTGCGCGAGACGGCGCGTCTGCTGGAGGCGGAATCTCGATTGAACGAAGCCACGGACGCGGCCATGTCGTGGCTGGCGAGCGAAAGCGGCGAGATGGTAGCGCTCGCGGTCCTCGAGGGCAGAACCGTGCGTTTCGTCGAGTCCATTCCCGGTACGAGAGAAACCTCGATCGGCCCGCAGAACGGCCGTGTGCTTCCCGCCTACGCCACGGCGGCGGGGAAGGCGATGCTGTCACGCCGCGACTCGTCCGATGTCCGCCGCTACTTTCCGGCGAGTGGCGACGAGCCTGAGCCGTTGCAGGGAACAACCTGGCAGCAGTTTGCCGCTCAACTCGAGCGAGTGCGGCAGACCGGCTGGGCGGTGACCATGGGCGGATTCCGGGCCCCGATCGCGTCGGTCGCGTCGCCGATCGTGGCCGGCGACGGAACCTGCACGTCGGCCGTCGTCGTTGTCGCGCCGAGGTCGAGGCTCGACATGAGGCACGAACTGCTTGAGACGGCAAAGCTCGTGGTCAAGGCCGCCGACCGAATCCACCGTCGAGCACGGCCCATTGCCGTTGGACGGCCGTGAGCGATCGCCGGCCGCCACCCCGATCCGCCTACAGGTCGGCGTGCAGCTCCCACACCTGGTCGGCGGATGCGGACCAGTGGTAGACATCGTGGCGGTCGCGCCCGGCGACGCGCAGTCGCCGAGCGAGATCGGTGTTGCCCAGCACGTCGGCGACCCCCGACTCGAGGCGTTCGCTGTAGTCGGCGAGGGCTGTCTCGACATCGCCGCCGTCGAGCGACGCGGCGGCGTTCGCGGCGCTGCCGCGCTCGATGACGTGCGCCGCATCCATGCCGACCTCGCGGAGCGCGGGGGCGTCGGAGGTGATGACGGGGGTGCCGAACTGGAACGCTTCGACGACGGGCAGCCCGAAGCCGGCCTCGAGGCTCGGCACGACGAGGGCGGAAGCCCGCTGCAGCGCGACGGCCACGGCCGTGTCGCTGATGACGCCGAGCACCAGCACGCGCCGAGGGTCGACACCGCTGGCGGCGATGAGCGCCTCGGTCGTCAACGCTTCGTCGTCGGTCCCGGCCGAGGTCGGGCCGACGACGACGAGGGTCGCGTCGGCGAGCTTCGGCCGCGCGAAGGCCCGGAGGAGTGGCGCGAGCCCCTTGCGCGGCGCGGCGCTCGCGAACGTGAGCACGTAGTCGTCGGGCAGCCCCAGTCGCTCGGCGATGCGGTCGCCCTCGTCCTCGGTGGGCGGCAGCACGATGCGCCGGTCGGCCGCGCCGCCGATGACGCGCAGGCGATCACCGAAGTCGAAGTGCTCCGAGAGCTCGTCCGCGACGGCGTTCGTGGGCGCCACGACCGCCGAGGCGTAGCGGTGCACGCGCCGCAACATGGCCGTTTCGAACGTCACGGCCGCGGGCGAGCGCAGCTCGGGCCGTCGGAGCGCGGTCGTGTCGTGCACCGACACGACGGTCTGGTCGATGCCGTAGGCGAGCGAGATGTCGCGCACGGGAGCGAGCAGACTCATGGCGTGAATGAAGCCGCCGCCGGCACGCCCGGTCGCGAAGCCACGCCGCCACGCCCTCCCGAGGGCGTCGGGCCGCTTCGAGAGCTGCGTGATCTCGGTCAGACCGGGCAGTTCGCTCGTCACGCGCTCGAACTCGTCGGGCGTGGCCTTCGGGAGGATCGCCTCGACCTCGCAGCCGACGGGGGCGCGCGCGATCACCTGCTCGGCGAGGTTGCGGGCGTAGCGGCGCCCACCGCTGGGCCGGTCGTCGAGCATCCGGTCGAGAATGACGCGAAGGGTGACCATCAGACCGCCAGCACCCCCTGACGGGCGGCGTCTTCGAGCGCCTCGAGCCACGGCCGCATGGGGGCAATACCGGCCTCGCGCCACCGGTCGTGTCCGAGCACCGAGTACGCGGGGCGCGGGGCGGGGCGCACGAATGCCGAGGAATCGGTCTCGTGCACGGCGTCGGGCTCGGCGCCGACCAGCCGGAAGATCTCACGCGCGAACCCGTGCCACGAGACCTCACCGGCGTTGGTGCCGTGATACACGCCGGCGGGCGCGTCGGCGTCCAGGAGAGCGACGATCTGCGCGGCGAGGTCGCCGGTGAAGGTGGGCTGCCCGAGCTGGTCGGCCACGACCTCGACGCTGGGGCGGGAGGCCGCGAGGCGCGCCATCGTGCGCGCGAAGTTGCCCCCACCGGCGCCATACAGCCAGGCGGTGCGCACGATGAGGGTGCCGTCGGGATGCTCGGCGCGCGCGAGCCGCTCGCCGGCCGCCTTGGTGCGCCCGTACGCCGAGATCGGGTCGAGCGGGGCATCCTCGGGGTAGGGCGAGGTCGCGTCGCCGCGGAAGACGTAGTCGGTGGAAAGCTGCACGAACCGGGCGCCGGCCTCGCGAGCGGCGACCGCGAGGTTGGCCGCTCCCGTGGCGTTAACGGTGTAGGCCGCGTCTTCGTCGCCCTCGGCGTCGTCGACGCGCGTGTACGCGGCCGCGTTGATGACGGCGTCGTGCCCCTCGACGGCGGCGAGGCACGCGGCGGCGTCGGCCACGTCGAGGTCGGCGTGGTCAAGCGCCGTGACTCCTCGCCCCTCGAGCGCACGTTGGAGGTCGAGGCCGAGCATGCCACCGGCCCCGGCGATGAGCACGCGCGTTGGCCCGCCGGACCGCGGCGTGTCAGCCGAGCTCGACGAGGCGCGCGTCACAGGGCCGCACGCTCCTTCAGGGGCTCCCACCAGCTGCGGTTGTCGCGGTACCACTGCACGACATCGGCGAGGCCCTCTTCGAACGGCACCTGCGGCTCGTAACCGAGCTCGTTCTGGATCTTCGAGATGTCGACGCAGTAGCGCAGGTCGTGGCCAAGGCGGTCGGCGACCCGATCGACGTACGACCAGTCCCTGCCGGTGGCGTCGAGCAGCTGTTGCGTGACCTCTTTATTAGTGAGCTGCGTGCCGCCGCCGATGTTGTAGACCTCGCCCGCACGGCCCTTTGTGAGCACGAGGGCGATGCCCCGGCAGTGGTCGTCGAC
This sequence is a window from Pseudoclavibacter endophyticus. Protein-coding genes within it:
- a CDS encoding nuclear transport factor 2 family protein yields the protein MATHNLGTRIARLEAIRAIRQRQSQFGRLLARPDPAAAAACFLPDATIEIGASGVFVGRRRIQAALTRLVGAEGPSSPGGMPNLAMHAQIMPIIVVGPTGDHAMATWRDLDTGARNGSAYWADGVVLTSYRLTPTGWMLASLRWERTIHVPFDGGWRENADACPPLGIEPDRPTTHHVPVWPNVPSEPLELEPRLAPVGDEAPEHADADVTPSHPDDAVLARVESLERTFEISYLVSRLGYAFDDADWERFADQLSDDVVVRLGTRAIRRRTAVLAALRAICNDRDTEGRLLETVLFEPEITFDNGRARVTVRFFSQWTAYGIWHELGVGTCDIEFTRVATGWSITRLDASDAQFTPYDRGWAKHRSTNSRLARAERPAPVTQPPEGSAGVTRTAAAWPIAAPNGDCTTDPALPVEQRLRRLESLVEIEQTQYAYGYHLSSLAWDQLTELFTDDGTIEIAHRGIYRGRPSIRRSFDLYGAGPEDGVLHSHLQFQLIVELSSDGSHATVRARAFSMLGRYRSSAMWTAGRYRNEYARLDRFGPWRIAVDHLVNRYFAPYEVGWKDIPHRDPPGPSETSPPDAPSTERFSLYPH
- a CDS encoding nuclear transport factor 2 family protein, which encodes MIHPAVAMLHDYIDTFNAGDFDRLVTFYCREIDFVVSKGTVLTTPHQVVDHYRTVQMTSTRTMRIDDAFANGDRLAAEFISDFRFIEDAPEFPSGAAAKGDRLMVHTFVHYRLLDGLLWRARSATLERTWQRTT
- a CDS encoding IclR family transcriptional regulator, with product MALLAERGAVTVTQLARALDVPTTTAHRILGDCRASGFATQQRWGGPYTVGPTLRETARLLEAESRLNEATDAAMSWLASESGEMVALAVLEGRTVRFVESIPGTRETSIGPQNGRVLPAYATAAGKAMLSRRDSSDVRRYFPASGDEPEPLQGTTWQQFAAQLERVRQTGWAVTMGGFRAPIASVASPIVAGDGTCTSAVVVVAPRSRLDMRHELLETAKLVVKAADRIHRRARPIAVGRP
- a CDS encoding glycosyltransferase family 4 protein: MVTLRVILDRMLDDRPSGGRRYARNLAEQVIARAPVGCEVEAILPKATPDEFERVTSELPGLTEITQLSKRPDALGRAWRRGFATGRAGGGFIHAMSLLAPVRDISLAYGIDQTVVSVHDTTALRRPELRSPAAVTFETAMLRRVHRYASAVVAPTNAVADELSEHFDFGDRLRVIGGAADRRIVLPPTEDEGDRIAERLGLPDDYVLTFASAAPRKGLAPLLRAFARPKLADATLVVVGPTSAGTDDEALTTEALIAASGVDPRRVLVLGVISDTAVAVALQRASALVVPSLEAGFGLPVVEAFQFGTPVITSDAPALREVGMDAAHVIERGSAANAAASLDGGDVETALADYSERLESGVADVLGNTDLARRLRVAGRDRHDVYHWSASADQVWELHADL
- the rfbD gene encoding dTDP-4-dehydrorhamnose reductase: MTRASSSSADTPRSGGPTRVLIAGAGGMLGLDLQRALEGRGVTALDHADLDVADAAACLAAVEGHDAVINAAAYTRVDDAEGDEDAAYTVNATGAANLAVAAREAGARFVQLSTDYVFRGDATSPYPEDAPLDPISAYGRTKAAGERLARAEHPDGTLIVRTAWLYGAGGGNFARTMARLAASRPSVEVVADQLGQPTFTGDLAAQIVALLDADAPAGVYHGTNAGEVSWHGFAREIFRLVGAEPDAVHETDSSAFVRPAPRPAYSVLGHDRWREAGIAPMRPWLEALEDAARQGVLAV